The following is a genomic window from Amycolatopsis sp. BJA-103.
GTCCGCCGACGCGCCGAGGATGAGCGGATTGAGCAACACGATGTAACACATCGCGACGAACGTGGTGATCCCGCCGCGCACCTCGCGGCCGACCGTGCTGCCGCGGTGGGAGATCTTGAACCAGCGGTCGAGCCCGGACAGCCGCCCCGGTTCGGGCGAGGGCAGGTGGGGACGCTCTGTACCTAATTGGGTCATGCCTACTCCACAACGTTGTGGGGCGGGAAGAAACTCAGTAAGCCTTCTTGTCGGGTTTCGACAGCCAGGCCTGGAAAGGCGCGAAAGAGTCCGGAAGGGACAGTTGGCCGACGGGTAGTGACCAGGTCTCGCGCGGGCGGGAAAAGAGGTCGTAGAACTCGCGGTCGTCGAAGCCCGCCTCGGCCGCGTCGTGGCGGTCCGCGGCGTAGACGACCTTGCCGACACGCGCCCAGAGCGCGGCGGAAAGGCAGAGCGGGCAAGGCTCGCAGGAGGTCACGAGGACGCAGCCGTCGAGTTTGTAGTCGCCGATCGCCTGGCAGGCCGCGCGGATCGCGACCACCTCGGCGTGCGCCGTCGGGTCCAGCGTCGGCGTCACCTGGTTGGTCCCGGTGGCCAGCACCGAACCGTCCCGGACGATCATCGCGCCGAACGGGCCGCCGCCGCGTTCGACGTTCGTGGTGGCCAGCTGGACGGCTTCGGCGAGCCATTTCTGCTCGTCGGACTCCGAAATGGACAGACGGGTACCCACGGATGTGCTCCTAGCTCGAAAAAGTACGGGTTTCTCAGGTGCCGGTGAGGTGTTCGGGGCGCACCGGGACGCGGGGCAGCGCCAGCCCGGTGGCCGCGCGGATGGCCGCGACGATCGCCGGGGTGGACGAGATCGTCGGCGGTTCGCCGACCCCGCGCAGACCGTACGGCGCGTTCGGGTCGGGCCGCTCCAGGACGTCGATGTCCATCGGCGGCATGTCCAGCACGGTCGGGATCAGGTAGTCGGTGAACGACGGGTTGCGGATCTTCCCGTCGACGGTCTGGATCTCCTCCATCACCGCGAGCCCGAGGCCCTGCGCGGAGCCGCCCTGGATCTGGCCGAGCACCGCCTGCGGGTTGAGCGCCTTGCCGACGTCCTGCGCGCAGTCGAGCGCGACGACCTTGATCAGCCCGAGTTCGGTGTCGACGTCCACGACCGCTCGGTGCGCCGCGAAGCCGTACTGGACGTGCGCATTCCCTTGCCCTGTCTCGGGATCGATGGGCGTCGTCGGACGGTGACGCCATTCGACGACCTCGTCGAAGACCTCGTCGCCGAGCACGTCCGCGAGATCGGCGAGCACACTGCCGTCGGCTCCGACGACCTTGCCTCCGATGACGTTCAGCTTCCCGTCCGCGGCGAGCTTGCCCGCCAAATGCTTGTGCAGCCCGGATCGCACCGCGACGCACGCGGCCTGGACCGCGCCGCCGGTGACGTAACTCTGCCGGGACGCCGACGTCGAACCGCCGTTGCCGATGTTGGTGTCCATCGGCAGGATCGTCACCTGCTCGATGCCGAGTTCGGTCCGCACGATCTGCTGCATGATCGTCACGAGGCCCTGGCCGACCTCGCAGGCGGCGGTGTGCACGGTCGCCGCGGGTTCGCCTCCGACGAGTTGCAGCCGCACGCGGGCCGTCGAGTAGTCGTCGAAGCCCTCGGAGAAGCAGATGTTCTTGATGCCGACCGCGTACCCGACTCCCCGGACGACGCCCTCGCCGTGGGTGGTGTTGGAGACGCCGCCGGGCATCCGGCGCAGGTCCAGTTCTTCGTGTGCGACCGGCAAGGGCTTGGCGCGCAGGCGTTCCAGCAGTTCGGCCACCGGGGCGGCCGAGTCGACCACCTGCCCGGTCGGCATGAGACTGCCTTCCTCCATCGCGTTCAGGATCCGGATGTCGACCGGGTCGATGCCGCAGGCTTCGGCGAGCTTGTCCATTTGGGACTCGTAGGCGAACCCCGCCTGCACCGCGCCGAAGCCACGCATCGCGCCGCAGGGCGGATTGTTCGTGTACACGCCCCAGCAGTCGACCGAAGCACTGTCCACATTGTACGGTCCGACGCCGAGGGTGGCCGCGTTCGCGACCACCGCGCCGGTGGACGAGGCGTACGCGCCGCCGTCGAGGTACAGCTTCGCCTTCACATAGACGAGCCGGCCGTTGCTATCAGCGCCGTGCTCGTAGTACATCTTCGCGGGGTGGCGGTGCACGTGGCCGTAGAACGATTCCTCGCGGTTGTAGACCATCTTGACCGGCTTGCCGGTGTGCAGCGCCAGCAAGCACGCGTGGACCTGGATCGAAAGGTCCTCGCGGCCGCCGAACGCGCCGCCGACCCCGCCGAGCGTCAGCCGCACCTTGTCCTTGGGCAGGCCCAGCGCGGCCACGATCTGCTGCTGGTCGACGTGAAGCCATTGCGTGGCGACGTAAAGGTCGACACCGCCTTCGGTGTCCGGGATCGCCATACCCGACTCGGGCCCCAGGAAGGCCTGGTCCTGCATGCCGACTTCGTAGACACCGGACACCACGACGTCGGCCTCGACCGACTGGTCGCCGTGCCGGATCTTCGCGTATCGCACGACGTTCCCGCCGGGGTGCAGCTCGGCGCCCTCGCCGGCGGCGGCCTTCTCGGAATCCGTCACCGGTTCGAGGACCTCGTAGGCGACCTTGATCCGCTTCATCGCGCGGCGCGCCGTCTCGGGGTGGTCCGCGGCGACGAGCGCGACGGGCTCGCCCTGGTAGCGCACGACGTCGACGGCGAGCACCGGCTGGTCGGAGTGCTCCAGGCCGTACTTGTTCACGCCCGGAACGTCTTCGTGGGTCAGCACGGCGTAGACCCCTTGCACGGCAAGGGCATCGGTGATGTCGATGCCGGTGATCCGCGCGTACGGATGCGGGCTGCGCAGCGTCGCGCCCCACAGCATGTCCTCGTGCCACAGGTCCGAGGAGTAGGCGAACTCGCCGCGCACCTTGACCGTGCCGTCCGGGCGGCGCGGGCTCGTGCCCACGCCGTTTTCGGTGGCGGTGGCGGTGGCGGTCTGCTTGGAGACTTCGGTGGTCGTCTGCGTGGAGGTCATAGCGTCTCCCTCAGCCGGGCACTGGCCACGGCCAGCTCGCGGGCGATCTCGTCTTCGGATTCCTCGCGCAGCGTCCCGCCGGTCACCACGGTCGCGCCGCCGACGAACAGCCGCGCGATCGGCGGCGTCGCACCGAGCACCAGCGCGGCGACCGGGTCGGTGATGCCCGCGTAGTTCAGCCCGTTCAGGTCCCAGACCGCGAGGTCGGCGAGCTTGCCCGCCTCGATCGAACCGAGGTCCTT
Proteins encoded in this region:
- a CDS encoding nucleoside deaminase, translated to MGTRLSISESDEQKWLAEAVQLATTNVERGGGPFGAMIVRDGSVLATGTNQVTPTLDPTAHAEVVAIRAACQAIGDYKLDGCVLVTSCEPCPLCLSAALWARVGKVVYAADRHDAAEAGFDDREFYDLFSRPRETWSLPVGQLSLPDSFAPFQAWLSKPDKKAY
- the pucD gene encoding xanthine dehydrogenase subunit D, producing MTSTQTTTEVSKQTATATATENGVGTSPRRPDGTVKVRGEFAYSSDLWHEDMLWGATLRSPHPYARITGIDITDALAVQGVYAVLTHEDVPGVNKYGLEHSDQPVLAVDVVRYQGEPVALVAADHPETARRAMKRIKVAYEVLEPVTDSEKAAAGEGAELHPGGNVVRYAKIRHGDQSVEADVVVSGVYEVGMQDQAFLGPESGMAIPDTEGGVDLYVATQWLHVDQQQIVAALGLPKDKVRLTLGGVGGAFGGREDLSIQVHACLLALHTGKPVKMVYNREESFYGHVHRHPAKMYYEHGADSNGRLVYVKAKLYLDGGAYASSTGAVVANAATLGVGPYNVDSASVDCWGVYTNNPPCGAMRGFGAVQAGFAYESQMDKLAEACGIDPVDIRILNAMEEGSLMPTGQVVDSAAPVAELLERLRAKPLPVAHEELDLRRMPGGVSNTTHGEGVVRGVGYAVGIKNICFSEGFDDYSTARVRLQLVGGEPAATVHTAACEVGQGLVTIMQQIVRTELGIEQVTILPMDTNIGNGGSTSASRQSYVTGGAVQAACVAVRSGLHKHLAGKLAADGKLNVIGGKVVGADGSVLADLADVLGDEVFDEVVEWRHRPTTPIDPETGQGNAHVQYGFAAHRAVVDVDTELGLIKVVALDCAQDVGKALNPQAVLGQIQGGSAQGLGLAVMEEIQTVDGKIRNPSFTDYLIPTVLDMPPMDIDVLERPDPNAPYGLRGVGEPPTISSTPAIVAAIRAATGLALPRVPVRPEHLTGT